In a genomic window of Rhodovulum sp. P5:
- a CDS encoding ABC transporter ATP-binding protein, whose translation MTGAMVQFEGVDFAYDGTPVLSGIDLEIPEGRITAVMGPSGCGKTTLLALAAGLLRPDKGRVESHSTRLGVVFQDPALLPWRTALGNVSFALVALGLSRRERLRRARRMLRSVGLSPEDWDKYPRQLSGGMRQRVALARALAVEPDLLLCDEPFRALDTPVRKELWQILRGIRQHAGLTTVIVTHDVDEAMRLADVLVILSAKGITQIGPPADIRARPANAFVRAFIGG comes from the coding sequence ATGACCGGGGCGATGGTGCAATTCGAAGGTGTCGACTTTGCCTATGACGGCACGCCGGTGCTGTCCGGGATCGACCTTGAGATTCCCGAAGGACGGATCACCGCAGTCATGGGGCCGTCGGGATGCGGGAAGACCACGCTTCTTGCCCTCGCCGCCGGACTGTTGCGTCCCGACAAGGGCCGGGTGGAAAGCCACAGCACCCGCCTTGGGGTCGTGTTTCAGGACCCTGCGCTTTTGCCGTGGCGAACGGCGCTGGGCAATGTCAGCTTCGCCCTGGTTGCGCTTGGCCTGTCCCGCCGCGAACGTCTGAGGCGCGCGCGGCGAATGCTGCGATCCGTTGGCCTTTCCCCCGAAGATTGGGACAAGTATCCCCGGCAATTGTCCGGCGGGATGCGGCAGCGGGTGGCGCTGGCCCGCGCGCTGGCGGTGGAGCCCGATCTGCTGCTGTGCGACGAACCGTTCAGGGCGCTGGATACCCCGGTACGGAAGGAACTATGGCAGATCCTGCGTGGCATCCGTCAGCATGCGGGCCTGACGACGGTGATCGTCACCCATGATGTCGATGAGGCGATGCGGCTTGCCGATGTCCTTGTCATCCTGTCGGCAAAGGGAATCACGCAAATCGGCCCGCCCGCGGACATCCGGGCACGGCCCGCCAACGCCTTTGTCCGCGCCTTCATCGGCGGCTGA
- a CDS encoding ABC transporter permease: MAEKKPRISRLWGGVGIALLLILWEWGHRAYGALVLPGLAETAATLWRLIVDGVVAPALMETAGHASLGWAAGVTIGGTAGTLAGLREEVQRALQPVAVILLGIPAIAWVVMALLWFGGSWAVVFTVAVATGPLVFAAAVEGVQSLDGGLIRMAQVFRVPLAARLIQMHGPHMASHLFPALATTLAMSWKVSVMAELLAGAGGIGDGLAMARAHVDTAATIAWVLVIVAVMIGLDLALLQPLQRRLWVWRDDGRSGRS; the protein is encoded by the coding sequence ATGGCAGAGAAGAAACCCCGGATATCCCGGCTGTGGGGCGGGGTCGGCATCGCACTGCTTCTGATCCTTTGGGAATGGGGTCACCGGGCCTATGGGGCGCTGGTGCTGCCGGGTCTGGCAGAGACCGCCGCGACGCTGTGGCGGCTGATCGTGGACGGCGTTGTCGCCCCGGCCCTCATGGAAACCGCCGGGCATGCCTCTCTTGGCTGGGCTGCGGGCGTGACCATCGGCGGCACCGCCGGAACGCTGGCTGGCCTGAGGGAAGAAGTCCAGCGCGCACTGCAACCGGTTGCCGTCATCCTGCTTGGCATTCCGGCGATTGCGTGGGTGGTGATGGCGCTGTTGTGGTTCGGCGGCTCCTGGGCGGTGGTCTTCACCGTCGCGGTCGCCACGGGGCCGCTGGTGTTCGCGGCGGCGGTCGAGGGGGTGCAAAGCCTTGATGGCGGGCTGATCCGCATGGCGCAGGTGTTTCGCGTGCCGCTCGCCGCACGGCTGATCCAAATGCATGGGCCCCATATGGCAAGCCACCTGTTCCCTGCGCTGGCCACCACGCTGGCGATGTCGTGGAAAGTCTCGGTCATGGCCGAACTGCTTGCCGGCGCGGGCGGCATCGGCGACGGGCTGGCCATGGCGCGGGCGCATGTGGATACGGCGGCGACGATTGCCTGGGTTCTTGTCATCGTGGCGGTGATGATCGGGCTGGACCTTGCCCTTCTGCAACCTTTGCAGCGGCGGCTTTGGGTCTGGCGCGATGATGGGCGAAGCGGCCGGTCATGA
- a CDS encoding ABC transporter substrate-binding protein — protein MTRTGAAMPTRRDVMGGLAALAAAGPAVGAEPLTLWGIPATPSAVFARAVASDSFQTDAPGARFDVWKSTDQMRAGIASGRFRLFATSTYAAAGFFNRGAGVRMVNVVTWGVLYVMARDDSIRRIDDLAGKKVLLSNRHEAPDLLFRLALGWAGLEAGRDVTLDYVGSPGEAVPLFLSGRGDVAVMHEPAATAALIRAERAGLPLFRAIDITEVYGHHTGRGPRIPQVGLAASSDLLDTAPEIVAAAHHACVDAGAWVLAHPDVAGAATAPLLGLPAPVIARSLPFVHLDVVSAREAQEDIAAYLNNLMALAPGIVGGRLPEDGFYWG, from the coding sequence ATGACCCGGACAGGCGCCGCGATGCCCACCCGCCGCGATGTCATGGGCGGGCTTGCCGCATTGGCGGCGGCTGGGCCTGCCGTGGGGGCGGAGCCGCTTACCCTGTGGGGCATCCCGGCGACACCCTCGGCCGTTTTCGCGCGGGCCGTGGCGTCGGACAGCTTTCAGACCGACGCCCCGGGCGCGCGGTTCGATGTGTGGAAAAGCACCGACCAGATGCGGGCGGGCATCGCCTCGGGCAGGTTCCGTCTGTTCGCGACCTCCACCTATGCCGCGGCGGGGTTCTTCAACCGCGGCGCGGGGGTGCGGATGGTCAATGTCGTAACATGGGGCGTGCTCTACGTCATGGCGCGCGACGATAGCATCCGGCGGATCGACGACTTGGCCGGGAAGAAGGTTCTTCTGTCCAACCGGCACGAGGCGCCGGATCTGCTGTTCCGCCTCGCACTTGGCTGGGCGGGGCTTGAGGCCGGGCGCGACGTCACGCTGGACTATGTCGGCTCGCCCGGAGAGGCGGTGCCGCTGTTCCTGTCGGGCCGGGGCGATGTGGCTGTGATGCACGAACCGGCCGCCACCGCCGCGCTGATCCGGGCCGAAAGGGCGGGCTTGCCCCTGTTCCGCGCCATCGACATCACCGAGGTCTATGGCCACCACACCGGGCGCGGGCCGCGAATTCCGCAGGTGGGGCTGGCCGCAAGTTCAGACCTGCTCGACACCGCGCCCGAGATCGTCGCGGCCGCGCACCACGCCTGCGTGGACGCCGGCGCCTGGGTGCTGGCCCATCCGGATGTGGCCGGCGCGGCCACCGCCCCCCTGCTTGGCCTACCTGCCCCGGTCATCGCCCGCTCCCTGCCCTTCGTTCATCTCGACGTGGTCTCGGCGCGGGAGGCACAGGAGGATATCGCAGCCTATCTGAACAACCTCATGGCGCTCGCGCCCGGCATTGTCGGGGGCAGATTGCCGGAGGACGGTTTCTACTGGGGGTAA
- a CDS encoding [FeFe] hydrogenase, group A yields MCTTDHPPRDPSEATVSLTINGAPCTAFPNETILACARRHDIYVPTLCELDDIDHTPGTCRVCVVEIVQEGHEAPQIVTACNTPVREGMAVATRSKRARDMQRLQVELLMADHLQDCATCIRHGNCELQDLAQFVGLKENRFFDRTRTEARPIDQSSPAIVRDMTRCVRCQRCVAICRHHQKVDALVLEGTGLNRVVALRDAEDYPSSLCVSCGQCVLVCPTGALGERDETDRALDMICDPDLITVMQFAPAVRVAFGEEFGMAPGTNVEGQIIAAARKIGIDVVLDTNFAADVVIMEEGTELLARLKDGRRPTFTSCCPAWINFAEIHFPEVLPHLSSTKSPQQVLSTIAKTYLPEKLGVSAENVRVISIMPCVAKKDEAVRPQMIQDGQPETDVVLTTREFARLLRREGIDLKDMEPSAFDDPYMSEYSGAGAIFGTTGGVMEAAVRTIYAVVNGRELERLELTQLRGFEGVREARVDLGGPVGEVKVAMVHGLGDTRALVEKVLAGEADYDFIEVMACPGGCVDGGGSLRSKKAYLPLAMKRRETIYKVDRVAKVRQSHKNTQVQALYRDFLDAPNSEKAHHLLHTHYEARRRDLQHTVKEIWDDITMSTMVY; encoded by the coding sequence ATGTGCACCACCGACCATCCCCCCCGCGACCCGTCAGAGGCGACCGTTTCGCTGACCATCAACGGCGCGCCCTGCACCGCGTTTCCGAACGAGACGATCCTGGCCTGCGCGCGGCGGCATGACATCTATGTCCCCACGCTGTGCGAACTGGACGACATCGACCACACCCCCGGCACCTGCCGCGTCTGCGTGGTGGAGATCGTGCAAGAGGGGCATGAAGCACCACAGATCGTGACCGCCTGCAACACGCCGGTGCGCGAGGGGATGGCGGTTGCGACACGCAGCAAACGTGCCCGCGACATGCAGCGGTTGCAGGTCGAGTTGTTGATGGCCGACCACCTGCAGGACTGCGCCACCTGCATCCGCCACGGCAATTGCGAGTTGCAGGATCTGGCGCAATTCGTCGGGCTGAAGGAAAACCGCTTCTTCGACCGCACCCGGACCGAGGCAAGGCCCATCGACCAGTCCTCCCCCGCGATAGTGCGCGACATGACGCGCTGCGTGCGCTGTCAGCGCTGCGTTGCGATCTGCCGCCACCACCAGAAGGTCGACGCGCTGGTGCTGGAAGGCACCGGGCTGAACCGCGTGGTGGCACTGAGGGATGCGGAGGATTACCCCTCCTCGCTCTGCGTCTCTTGCGGGCAATGCGTGCTGGTCTGCCCCACCGGTGCGCTGGGGGAACGGGACGAGACCGACCGCGCGCTTGACATGATCTGCGACCCCGACCTGATCACGGTGATGCAGTTCGCCCCCGCCGTGCGCGTCGCCTTTGGCGAGGAATTCGGCATGGCACCGGGCACCAATGTCGAGGGGCAGATCATCGCCGCGGCCCGCAAGATCGGCATCGACGTGGTGCTGGACACCAACTTCGCCGCCGACGTGGTAATCATGGAGGAAGGCACCGAACTGCTGGCCCGCCTGAAGGACGGGCGGCGGCCGACCTTTACCTCCTGCTGCCCGGCCTGGATCAATTTCGCCGAGATCCATTTCCCCGAGGTGCTGCCGCATCTGTCCTCCACCAAATCGCCGCAACAGGTGCTGTCGACCATCGCCAAGACCTACCTGCCCGAAAAGCTGGGGGTGTCGGCAGAGAATGTCCGCGTGATCTCCATCATGCCCTGCGTGGCCAAGAAGGATGAGGCCGTGCGCCCGCAAATGATCCAAGACGGGCAGCCGGAAACCGATGTGGTTCTGACCACCCGCGAATTCGCGCGCCTTCTGCGGCGCGAGGGGATCGACCTGAAGGATATGGAGCCCTCGGCCTTCGACGATCCGTATATGAGCGAATATTCCGGTGCCGGCGCCATCTTCGGCACGACCGGCGGCGTGATGGAGGCCGCGGTGCGCACCATCTATGCCGTGGTCAACGGGCGGGAGTTGGAGCGTCTAGAACTGACCCAGTTGCGCGGCTTCGAAGGCGTGCGCGAGGCCCGCGTCGATCTGGGCGGCCCGGTGGGGGAGGTGAAGGTGGCGATGGTCCACGGGCTGGGCGATACCCGCGCGCTGGTCGAAAAGGTTCTGGCGGGCGAGGCCGACTATGATTTCATCGAGGTTATGGCCTGCCCCGGCGGCTGCGTCGATGGCGGCGGGTCGCTGCGGTCGAAAAAGGCCTATCTGCCGTTGGCCATGAAACGGCGAGAGACGATCTATAAGGTCGACCGGGTGGCCAAGGTGCGACAGTCCCACAAGAACACGCAGGTGCAGGCGCTTTATCGCGATTTCCTTGACGCGCCGAATTCGGAAAAGGCACATCACCTGCTGCACACCCATTACGAGGCCCGGCGGCGCGATCTGCAGCATACGGTCAAGGAGATCTGGGACGACATCACCATGAGCACGATGGTCTACTGA
- a CDS encoding FAD-dependent oxidoreductase produces the protein MTQVAYGIWDDIVYRGGSGDTDAPAYGLTNFDDFDDGNAIRAFIGDRGFFVLDDTVSLVDALYHYMTKAAEQSCGVCTPCRMGTVLVRDALDRMRRGLDPALGLDEIAMLGAQMRDTSLCGLGQTCAVALTGAVRHFRDRLEAETREGRPIKAQHGMAYVTAPCIEACPSKINVPRYIDYVRDGKPENSLGVLLQKYPMAATCGRVCVRYCEQACRRKFVDEAVGIKTLKRYVADQQSGPHALKFTRDMIRKPLEPGMRVAVVGAGPAGISCAYHLLLRGYHVDVFEKSTQAGGMAQIGIPSYRLPKDTLAMETDIIVDLGGRFLFGQQLGRDFSVDDLFAQGYKAVFLGLGCQAGSRLGTEGEDVARDGYFSGIDFLLKVHDHVDGTAPLSLSGEVLVVGGGNVAMDCVRSAIRLGADRVHVIYRRTLQDMPADPHEIEDATEEGVVFHTLCNPTRILTEDGRVTGVELTRMEQTEPGESGRRKVRPIPGSDFTMPCDSIIAAIGQQVEDGTLIEGDGIEMDRWRCVAADDTLATSRPGVFAGGDCVTGPSTLIYAMSAGLKAARNIDDWIQRGSVRFFKRGRMRRLIADNRFLANDVVETPVRNAYRVHNPELDPELRKRMFREVEQTISAKEAYAEAQRCMRCYRVYSVVTQHPIPEGAS, from the coding sequence ATGACACAGGTTGCCTACGGGATCTGGGACGACATCGTCTATCGCGGCGGATCGGGCGATACGGACGCCCCCGCCTATGGCCTGACGAATTTCGACGACTTCGATGACGGCAACGCGATCCGCGCCTTTATCGGCGACCGCGGCTTTTTCGTGCTGGACGATACGGTCAGCCTTGTCGATGCGCTCTACCACTACATGACGAAGGCGGCGGAACAGTCCTGCGGCGTCTGCACCCCCTGCCGGATGGGCACGGTTCTGGTGCGCGATGCGCTGGACCGGATGCGCCGGGGTCTGGACCCTGCCCTTGGCCTTGACGAGATCGCGATGCTGGGCGCGCAGATGCGGGACACCTCGCTTTGCGGGCTTGGGCAAACCTGCGCGGTGGCGCTGACCGGCGCCGTGCGGCATTTCCGGGACAGGCTGGAGGCCGAAACCCGCGAAGGCCGTCCGATCAAGGCCCAGCACGGCATGGCCTATGTCACCGCACCCTGTATCGAGGCGTGCCCATCGAAGATCAACGTGCCGCGCTATATCGATTACGTGCGCGACGGCAAGCCGGAGAACTCCCTTGGCGTGCTCTTGCAGAAATACCCGATGGCGGCGACCTGCGGCCGGGTCTGCGTGCGCTATTGCGAACAGGCCTGCCGCCGCAAGTTCGTGGACGAGGCGGTCGGCATCAAGACCCTGAAACGCTATGTCGCCGATCAGCAAAGCGGCCCGCATGCGCTGAAATTCACCCGCGACATGATCCGCAAACCGCTGGAGCCGGGCATGCGGGTGGCCGTGGTGGGCGCCGGGCCCGCGGGCATTTCCTGCGCCTATCACCTCTTGCTGCGGGGCTATCATGTCGATGTCTTCGAAAAATCGACACAGGCCGGCGGCATGGCGCAGATCGGGATCCCGTCCTACCGGTTGCCCAAGGACACGCTGGCGATGGAAACCGACATCATCGTCGATCTGGGCGGGCGGTTCCTGTTCGGCCAGCAGCTTGGGCGCGATTTCTCGGTCGATGATCTGTTTGCGCAGGGCTACAAGGCCGTTTTCCTCGGGCTGGGCTGTCAGGCTGGGTCGCGGCTTGGCACGGAAGGCGAGGACGTAGCGCGGGACGGGTATTTCAGCGGCATCGATTTCCTGCTGAAGGTGCACGACCATGTCGATGGCACAGCGCCGCTTTCCCTGTCGGGCGAGGTTCTGGTGGTCGGCGGCGGCAATGTCGCGATGGATTGCGTGCGCTCTGCCATCCGGCTGGGCGCCGACAGGGTGCATGTGATCTATCGCCGGACGCTGCAGGACATGCCCGCCGACCCCCATGAGATCGAGGATGCCACCGAAGAGGGCGTGGTGTTCCACACCCTGTGCAACCCCACCCGCATCCTGACAGAGGATGGCCGGGTGACCGGGGTGGAACTGACCCGGATGGAACAGACCGAACCGGGCGAAAGCGGTCGGCGCAAGGTGCGCCCGATCCCCGGCAGCGACTTCACCATGCCCTGCGACAGCATCATCGCCGCCATCGGCCAGCAGGTGGAGGACGGCACGCTGATCGAGGGGGACGGGATCGAGATGGACCGCTGGCGCTGCGTCGCTGCCGACGATACGCTGGCGACCTCGCGCCCCGGGGTCTTTGCGGGCGGCGATTGCGTGACCGGCCCCTCGACGCTGATCTATGCGATGTCGGCGGGGCTGAAGGCCGCGCGCAATATCGACGACTGGATTCAGCGCGGATCGGTCCGCTTCTTCAAGCGCGGGCGGATGCGCCGACTGATCGCCGATAACCGGTTTCTGGCAAATGACGTGGTCGAAACCCCGGTTCGCAATGCCTATCGCGTCCACAACCCCGAACTCGACCCCGAATTGCGCAAGCGCATGTTCCGGGAGGTCGAGCAAACGATCAGCGCGAAAGAGGCCTATGCCGAGGCCCAGCGCTGCATGCGCTGCTACCGCGTCTATTCCGTCGTGACGCAACATCCGATCCCGGAGGGCGCAAGCTGA
- a CDS encoding EAL domain-containing protein encodes MKSELKRNIVLALGLAALIGGGLAALEYHRSWRDAASTLRTDSYAVTDHVELLIRNLRLEAETVADGLDPEALATSGRPILEKVWRENSGLKGVLVVDATGRVVDEAHTGGSTKGLDMSARAYFRAHRDGVVRGAFLSAPIRSRVDGSWVLPLSVPIKKQDGAFAGVVVVGAEPGYFSHLSHTLTAIDSRFFLRVRSNGAVLPLADTPDMPDLSDTIAAHFEAAAADNVTRHVDKTDWQLPNAIAAIRPSPSDRFDVVVVRTHTALEQAARSAAARLGAPAFALSTAIFMTLVGLWWWSLKARLANVQMTKMAENTPGAIFEWIMQPDHTVSFAFFSASLPDLLGVTQEALEANGTAVFTHIPQEDIQATKVAIVKAAEGMTHFEFRHRVNHPERGLRWVLVSANPTPRKDGSISWYGNTVDITDQMEAEKRAAAAAEELRAAHGRLTSVAEIAPVGLYEYLWHGPGQIEFTYTSAHFETLMGYTREEILDLQAGIFERIHPDDLQGYVEGIAESSITMTPRHKRVRIIHPTRGLRWLSAAATPRKRQDGTVIWTGALSDVTADVEREEELRKAHRLAEEMRAENEHRALHDGLTGLPNRRYYDRMLAAHLARARQGEQSDCTLIRLDLDHFKYVNDTLGHAAGDAVLERVAEVLRAELRASDFAARIGGDEFSILLAPGTSEATANALVARIREGLAEPLMHEGRQCRFGASFGIVQTDDLATMDDDIQIFADAALYRAKDGGRNRVEVFTTEIHREIQHDRRFAFEIHEGLDAGQFVPFFQPQVSAEDGSLVGIETLLRWQHPADGLLAPDRFMHVAEQLRLVPEIDRVMMEKSRDALIRWQAEGLTVPKISFNVSSGRMHDPDVVALAREMAMGETRVAFELLESILVEEESDAFRFHLDRLRDAGVEIEIDDFGSGHASIVSLMEIAPSALKIDKRIVLPVADDMRARNLVRAIVEIAETLGINTVAEGVETEDQAAILRGIGCNVLQGYLFARPLSEDNLLQFALGARQERA; translated from the coding sequence ATGAAGTCGGAACTGAAACGGAATATCGTCCTTGCCCTTGGACTGGCCGCACTCATCGGCGGGGGTCTGGCGGCACTGGAGTATCACCGGTCGTGGCGGGACGCGGCATCGACCCTGCGCACCGACAGCTATGCGGTGACCGATCACGTGGAACTGCTGATCCGGAACCTCCGGCTGGAGGCGGAAACGGTCGCAGACGGTCTGGACCCCGAAGCGCTGGCCACCAGCGGTCGCCCCATACTGGAGAAGGTCTGGCGCGAGAACTCCGGCCTCAAGGGGGTGCTTGTCGTCGATGCGACCGGCCGGGTCGTTGACGAGGCTCACACCGGCGGCAGCACCAAAGGGCTGGACATGTCGGCGCGGGCCTATTTCCGGGCACACCGCGACGGGGTCGTGCGGGGCGCCTTTCTCAGCGCGCCGATCCGCAGCCGGGTCGACGGGTCGTGGGTTCTGCCCCTCAGCGTCCCGATCAAGAAGCAAGACGGCGCCTTTGCCGGTGTCGTCGTCGTCGGGGCGGAACCCGGCTATTTTTCCCATCTCAGCCATACTCTGACGGCCATCGACAGCCGGTTCTTCCTGCGGGTTCGATCGAACGGCGCGGTGTTACCCCTTGCCGATACGCCGGACATGCCGGACCTGTCCGACACGATCGCCGCGCATTTCGAGGCGGCTGCAGCCGACAACGTCACACGGCATGTGGACAAGACCGATTGGCAGTTGCCGAACGCCATCGCCGCCATCCGGCCCAGCCCGTCCGACCGGTTCGACGTGGTCGTCGTGCGAACCCATACAGCGCTGGAACAGGCCGCGCGTTCGGCCGCCGCCCGGCTTGGCGCCCCGGCCTTCGCCCTGTCGACCGCCATTTTTATGACCCTTGTCGGCCTGTGGTGGTGGTCGTTGAAGGCACGGCTTGCGAATGTGCAGATGACGAAGATGGCAGAGAACACGCCCGGTGCCATCTTCGAATGGATCATGCAGCCCGATCATACCGTCAGCTTTGCCTTCTTCAGCGCAAGCCTGCCGGATCTTCTGGGCGTCACGCAGGAAGCGCTGGAGGCGAACGGCACCGCGGTCTTCACCCATATCCCGCAGGAGGACATTCAGGCGACGAAGGTGGCGATCGTGAAGGCCGCCGAGGGGATGACGCATTTCGAATTCCGCCACCGGGTCAACCACCCCGAACGGGGGCTGCGCTGGGTTCTGGTGTCGGCCAACCCCACCCCGCGAAAGGACGGCTCGATTTCCTGGTACGGCAACACCGTCGACATCACCGACCAGATGGAGGCCGAGAAACGCGCCGCAGCAGCAGCCGAGGAACTGCGCGCGGCCCACGGGCGCCTGACCTCGGTTGCCGAAATCGCGCCGGTGGGCCTTTACGAGTATCTGTGGCACGGCCCGGGACAGATCGAATTCACCTATACCAGCGCGCATTTCGAAACCCTGATGGGATACACGCGCGAGGAAATTCTCGACCTGCAGGCGGGCATCTTCGAACGCATCCACCCCGACGACCTGCAAGGCTATGTGGAAGGCATCGCCGAAAGTTCGATCACCATGACACCCCGCCACAAGCGGGTCCGGATCATTCATCCGACCCGGGGCTTGCGCTGGCTGTCGGCCGCGGCCACGCCGCGAAAACGGCAGGACGGCACCGTGATCTGGACCGGTGCGCTTTCCGATGTCACCGCCGATGTCGAACGCGAGGAAGAATTGCGCAAGGCCCATCGGCTGGCCGAGGAGATGCGCGCCGAGAACGAACACCGGGCGCTGCATGACGGGCTGACCGGCCTTCCGAACCGGCGCTACTATGACCGGATGCTTGCCGCGCATCTGGCCCGGGCGCGCCAGGGGGAACAAAGCGACTGCACGCTGATCCGGCTGGATCTCGACCACTTCAAATATGTCAACGACACGCTGGGCCATGCGGCGGGCGATGCGGTGCTGGAGCGCGTGGCCGAGGTACTGCGCGCAGAGCTGCGTGCCAGCGACTTCGCGGCCCGGATCGGCGGCGACGAGTTTTCCATCCTGCTGGCACCCGGGACGTCCGAGGCCACCGCAAACGCGCTTGTCGCCCGCATCCGCGAGGGACTGGCCGAACCGCTGATGCATGAGGGGCGGCAGTGCCGCTTCGGCGCAAGTTTCGGGATCGTGCAGACCGACGATCTGGCCACGATGGACGACGACATCCAGATCTTTGCCGATGCCGCCCTTTACCGGGCAAAGGATGGCGGCCGGAACCGGGTGGAGGTCTTCACCACCGAGATTCATCGGGAAATCCAGCACGACCGCCGCTTTGCCTTCGAGATTCACGAAGGACTGGACGCCGGCCAGTTCGTGCCCTTCTTCCAGCCCCAGGTTTCCGCCGAGGATGGCAGCCTTGTCGGGATCGAGACGCTGTTGCGCTGGCAGCACCCCGCCGACGGGCTGCTGGCCCCCGACCGCTTCATGCATGTGGCCGAGCAACTGCGCCTTGTGCCCGAGATCGACCGCGTGATGATGGAAAAATCCCGCGACGCGCTGATCCGCTGGCAGGCCGAGGGGCTGACCGTGCCGAAAATCAGTTTCAACGTGTCTTCGGGGCGCATGCACGACCCCGATGTCGTGGCACTGGCCCGCGAAATGGCAATGGGCGAGACCCGCGTGGCGTTCGAGTTGCTGGAATCGATCCTTGTCGAGGAGGAAAGCGATGCGTTCCGTTTCCATCTCGACCGGTTGCGCGATGCGGGCGTGGAGATCGAGATCGACGATTTCGGCTCCGGCCATGCCTCTATCGTCAGCTTGATGGAAATCGCCCCGTCCGCACTGAAGATCGACAAGCGGATCGTGCTGCCCGTGGCAGACGACATGCGCGCACGCAACCTCGTCCGGGCCATCGTTGAAATCGCCGAGACGCTTGGGATCAACACCGTGGCCGAGGGCGTGGAGACCGAGGACCAGGCGGCCATCCTGCGCGGCATCGGCTGCAATGTTCTGCAAGGCTATCTGTTCGCCCGTCCGCTGAGCGAGGACAACCTGCTGCAATTCGCGCTCGGGGCCCGGCAAGAACGGGCATAG
- a CDS encoding EF-hand domain-containing protein — protein MKRIILSAAILGLGTGMALAVETLDADGDGAVSFEEMRAVYPATTEDLFAQMDSDGNGTVSSDELAAAMDAGMIPAEG, from the coding sequence ATGAAACGCATCATTCTTTCCGCCGCGATCCTCGGCCTTGGCACCGGCATGGCGCTGGCCGTCGAAACGCTCGACGCCGATGGCGACGGGGCGGTCAGCTTCGAGGAAATGCGCGCCGTCTATCCGGCCACGACGGAAGATCTGTTCGCCCAGATGGACAGCGACGGCAACGGCACCGTGTCCTCGGACGAACTGGCCGCGGCGATGGATGCCGGCATGATCCCCGCCGAGGGCTAA
- the ilvN gene encoding acetolactate synthase small subunit: protein MAALKIQKGTSQHSAYDLRDPNAEIEERHTLAVIVDNEPGVLARVIGLFSGRGYNIDSLTVAEVDHTGHTSRITIVTTGTPGVIEQIKAQLGRIVPVHEVHDLTVDGPSVERELALFKVAGEGDKRVEALRLADIFRANVVDSTLESFVFEITGTPQKIDAFGELMRPLGLREMARTGVAALARGVA from the coding sequence ATGGCAGCACTGAAAATCCAGAAAGGCACCTCGCAGCATTCGGCCTATGATCTGCGCGACCCCAATGCCGAGATCGAGGAGCGCCATACGCTGGCGGTTATCGTGGACAACGAACCGGGCGTTCTGGCGCGCGTGATCGGGCTGTTCTCGGGGCGCGGCTATAACATCGACAGCCTGACGGTGGCCGAGGTGGACCATACCGGCCACACCAGCCGGATCACCATCGTCACCACCGGCACGCCCGGCGTCATCGAGCAGATCAAGGCGCAACTGGGCCGGATCGTCCCGGTGCACGAGGTGCACGACCTGACCGTCGACGGCCCGTCGGTGGAACGGGAACTGGCCCTGTTCAAGGTGGCCGGCGAAGGCGACAAGCGGGTCGAGGCGCTGAGGCTCGCCGACATCTTCCGCGCCAATGTGGTGGATTCCACGCTGGAAAGCTTCGTCTTCGAAATCACCGGCACACCCCAGAAAATCGACGCCTTCGGCGAACTGATGCGCCCATTGGGTCTGCGCGAGATGGCCAGAACCGGGGTTGCAGCCCTGGCCCGCGGGGTGGCGTAA